The nucleotide window GACTTCTGCTGCGCAGGTTTTTAATGTTTTTAAAAACGTTATCTTAGGCGGAGCGGAAGGTTCAAAATCATCTTTATCATTTATTATAACTGATCTTCGGCTCAGCAGAGTTTGTCTATCTTTCCTTGTTGGGATGTCGCTTGCTGTTGCCGGAACCGTTTATCAGGGGATTTTGCGAAATCCTCTGGCTGATCCGTTTACGTTGGGAATCAGCAGCGGTGCGGCTTTCGGAGCCAGTCTTGCGATATTCTCCGGTTCAACCGTGCTTGGCGCTGGTTTGTGGCTGAAGTTCGGTTCGCTTTTTCTCCCTCTTGCCGCTCTTGCCGGAGCTATGGCTGCCCTTGGCGCAGTGCTTATGCTCGGCAGAATCGGCGGAACTCTTAGGCGCGAAACTATGGTACTGGCAGGAATTGTCGTAGCGACTTTTCTTTCTGCGTTGATATCATTGCTAAAATCACTGGATGAAGACTCTGTTACAAGCATTGTTTTCTGGATAATGGGAAGTTTTCAGGGCCGTGGGTGGGAGCATGTAACACTGTTTCTGCCATACTTTATTGCCGGGATGATTCCCATAATTTATTATTCACGTGAACTTGATATATTGTCACTAGGTGAAACTCAGGCCCGCCATCTTGGTATGGATGTATCAAGAGTGCGGCTGTTTTTGCTTGTCGGATCGGGGCTGTTAACCGGTGCGGCTGTAGCTGTTTCCGGAATCATCGGATTTGTGGGGCTTATTGTTCCTCATCTGGTGCGGATGTTTCAAGGTGCTGAACATCGGCCTTTGTTACTGTCATCCTCGTTGCTTGGCGGATTGCTTCTGGTCTGGTCCGACGTGATTGCCCGTTCATTACTCCCCGGCGGGGAAGAACTCCCGGTCGGAGTCG belongs to Desulfovibrio gilichinskyi and includes:
- a CDS encoding FecCD family ABC transporter permease, producing the protein METMEKRRSRAVAVLLFLVPVSVFAACLFGAYETSAAQVFNVFKNVILGGAEGSKSSLSFIITDLRLSRVCLSFLVGMSLAVAGTVYQGILRNPLADPFTLGISSGAAFGASLAIFSGSTVLGAGLWLKFGSLFLPLAALAGAMAALGAVLMLGRIGGTLRRETMVLAGIVVATFLSALISLLKSLDEDSVTSIVFWIMGSFQGRGWEHVTLFLPYFIAGMIPIIYYSRELDILSLGETQARHLGMDVSRVRLFLLVGSGLLTGAAVAVSGIIGFVGLIVPHLVRMFQGAEHRPLLLSSSLLGGLLLVWSDVIARSLLPGGEELPVGVVTALLGGPFFCIVLRGGFKGARS